agagcaaatagagCAGGCATGAATATGGAAAGAACTTAGTGCAAAAGGGACAAAGGGTCATAGAATAAAGGTGAGTGAGAAGGCTTTTAACTCCTGCAGGGAGCCGTTGGAGAAGAGGAGAGTAAAGGGAGAGATCTCCTGGTTGCTCTGGGTGACATTCCCTAGGACCAAATCATGACCTACCTCCTAGGGAGGGAATCCCTACAAGGAGATCACAAGTGGGTGCTGCCTCTAGCTGGGTCTGGTGTACATCTTACGGCCTAGGAGATCATGACATGGGGGCCCCTGGGGTTTGCCCCAATTAGCTGACCAGCAGATAACACAAAAAGCTTGGaggatagaagaaaagaaatgcagagaGTAGGAGAAAtctgagaacacagaaaaggaagtctCTACGTGGACATATTAAACCCTGCATGGGGACTTGCACAGGATTGGAAGTGGGTGCTTTGACAGTACTCCTTCATTGCATGGACATTGTCTTGCAGTCGACAGGGTGCCTAATGCAATCTTCCCCGGTCCACGACCaacttatcctgtcacgggagtcttccgGCGAGCACCCTGTGGCCTTTACTGCTTGACCTGTGCCCAGAGTGTGGCTGTTCTTGGTCcatgagagacagagaaggaagggaaggatccCCAGAGAAGAGGTAGATAGTGAATGAGTGCCTCCAGCCAGGGTCGAGGCACATGAGGCTTACCAGAGAGTTGGAAATCCACCCAAGTTGCACAGCAACAAATATGTTGGGGGAGggtgtgtattttcctcagttcttgtccccgctgcaacaaagaattgaagggcagagacacagtagtgaagcatagtaaaagttttatttatacttagaaagtgcaggcgacctcagagagagagaagcgccctgaaaggttgaaaagagagagtttaaagttaaaaggttatgcacttaAAAAGCGCgagcgacctcagagagaggagctccTGCTCtccatttataatttttctgttcaacattttctgctttattttgtaTTGTTTGAATATTTTGGTATCccgttttatttcttttgatttttaaccATTTCcctgtattaaaaattttaaagatttttataaggatcaaaaaatatgtatcttactTTAAAAAACCTACTTAGTAAAATGTTTTAGCATTTCAAGTAAAATCATCTGCCCTTTATAGTTGTCATGTCTTAAATCTACATACTATCATAACCACACCGGTCAATATGTTTTGCTTTCTACAGCcaaacatattttgaaaaatttaagaagatacaAATAGTCTACTATATTTATAAAGGCATTTcccatttctattaatttttcttcattctgaaGTTCAAAGTTTTTCACTCATCACTTTCTTTCAGTCTGAAAAACTTTATTTAGTGTTTATTTTAGACTATCTCTTCTAGCAACAAACTCTactaatattccttttttttcagaATGCCATTATCTCATTGTCATTCCTTAAGGATATTTTGCTGAATGTAGAATTCtgggttattttctttcagcactttaaatatgttGCTCCACCACTTTGGCCTTCATGGTTTCTTAGGAGTAGTGCACTACTATTTGAATTATTCCTTTATGTGTATTGTGTAGATTTTTTATTGGCCATAAAGGTTATTCTTTTAACCTTTGGCTTTTAGAAGTTTGATTATGATCTTTCTGGGAATAATTTTATTGAGTTTATAATCTTTGGGATTCACTGAGCTTCCTGAATTTCTAAATTTATGTCACATATTTCAGGAaggttcagcaattatttcctgaaaTATATGTTCTGCAACagtatctctctcctctctttttaTGAATCCAATGAATGCCACAATTTTTTATTCTCTGCTCATTATACTtgagtcttttttctctttgtttatgtTATTagattatttctatttaaaatcaaGTTACTGAATCTGCCTTTATCATTTCCATTCTTCTAGTTAGCTTTGTctagtgagtttttaaatttctgatatCGTATTTTTGATTAACAGAATTCTTGTttggccttttaaaaaataattcctatttctctgcttagaacttctatctttcttttcatttcaacaGCATTTACCTTCACTGCAACTTCACCCCATGGACCATAAGGTATAATAgcttctttaaaatctttaacAATTACAATATCTGGGACACACTGGGGTTGACATGTGTTacattttcctttactttttctttcaaattttcctCATTCTTGATATGTAGTATAATTTTAGAGTGTTTTCTTGAATAGAattgtattttgaatattatgcTGTTATACTCTAGGTCCTTGTAATATCCTCTGGATAATACTTTGTTTGGGTTAGCTAACAATCAGCCAGTTAAACTAAAAGTTTTGTCTCATCTTATTTTGGATGATTATTACATTTTCAGTACAATTTGCAAAGAAATTGCTATGCTGCTTTGCCCCATACAGGCACCTCTCAGGATTTAGTCTGAGACCTGAATAATGGTTTACGGCATTGTTAAGTTTAAAGTACTTTACTGTGCTGCTTTGGATCTATCCTCTGATCTTAACAATAAGCCTGAAATGTACACAGATTCATTCACAGGATTAGGAAATTCCCTTCTTGTGCACTCCTCTCCAAGATTCGCCTTCCATATGTTCTGGCTTCCAGAGGCCCCTTCAGCCAATCCTCTGACAAGAGagagtttctcttggatttttaATCAACCATGCCATGACGGGGAACTCTGTGGGTGAAGGTGCTGTGAACTGTGAGCAGCAAAGGACTTTCAGTTAGGATGTCATTGCTTCCCAGATAATAGCTATTTCTGGAAAGCTTCTTTTTCTGAAGAATAGATGCTGTTTTAAGGGCAGAACATAGAAACATCCATTTGTCAAGTCCTTTAAACTATATAAAGTACCCATCTCTCTTTCAGTGTCTTTTACTTTTGTTGCTCAGTTTGCATGCTCCATCTTCACcaatggaaaaaagacaaaacCCAGTCTTGTTGATTTCAGAGAGGAGTCTTTTAGTTTTAGTCAGGAATACTTTACAGGGATGCTATGTCATATGAGGTGcctgtattttttaatgaaagttgTGTGGATGTGGATGACTACTTTAGGAATAAAGACATCTATGTCTCAGCAATTCTAACATAATTGAGTTGCTTTTATCCAAAGATGAATGTTTGCCTACATGCTGTGAAATGGAAAATAGTTCATTGCACTCAAATTAACTGCGTGACAAAAAAACTGCACTTGGCAGCATAATGAAATTCTATCCCATTTTCACACAGTTAAAAAGAGACATTTAACTTTCCCAATACCAAAagctaatttgaaaaaatatccaCTTACATGAGTCTAAAGCAGATGGCTCCCcattcctgtgttttcttttctctttggggGTGTCCTGACTTCTTTCCCAATATCTAAGGCCTTGAGCTAGAATTTTATAACAATGTTAAACATTATAATATCTCCCTTGTCTCTACTCTCCACAATAGCCTCTTTGAGAATAATGCTGATGATCACTACTTTTTGATGCATTGCAATTTAAAATctttacttctttctcttttgctgAAACACTGCTAACTGCAGCTAGAGTCATGAAAACTTGCTGTTCAAACAAAACAATCTCTTGTATCTAAAGATAAGACACAAATGGAAATTAGTGGTTAACATAAAATGCACTTTCAGAGAACAATATAGTTCTGTTGCCCAGTATCCATTCTGCATCAGCAAACGTGGAATCCAAGGTTCCACTACATTTTCCCAAAATATTGTACTGGAGCATAGAAATTTAATTGACAAAATGTGTAGTTATGGGACAGAGTCAGGTAGAAAAggcagaaataatttttaaaaatttaaagtgtCTACATGGTGTGTGGGATCACgggaaaaacagtgtagcacagagaaggcaaataatgaatctgtggcatcttactacactgatggacagtgcctgcattggggtatgggtggggacttgataatatgggtaaatgtagtaaccaaattcttttttcatgtgaaaccttcataagagtgtatatcaataataccttactaaaaattcttaaaaagtgTCTATTTATTCATTCCAGGCAGTCTggatgcacacatgcacattatAGCAAAATAATCTCATATGAATTCAACACtgggaatgattttttttccattctggagTGCACTATGTTAAGTAAACAAGGATGTTTAAAACCTCTAAACACTGATTTTAAGACAATTATCTCTGAACTGATTTACACAGAAATAGTGATACTTTTATTGAACATGTAGGATATGCCAGCACAATTTAAGTGCTTCAGGTGCATGAACTGACATAATGCTAATGGTAGCCTTATgaatttttactattattttttaaatatcacatgTGAGAAAATGAGGGACCCTAGTTTATACAGCTAGCAAATGGTGGTGCTGAGATTTGAATACATGCATTACTAGGATACTGGTCCTAGTATCCACAATCTTACCCCACTACAATGCACTATTTCCTCCTCATTtgtgaaaagaaaaaactaaagcatTTTTATACAGAAATATAAATGTGTTAGGAATACAGTGCTTTCCCTTATTAAAAccattttctttccatccccTGCCCTACCCCAGTCCATCAAATCTATGCTATGTGATATTGCACACTTCTAAATTCAAGTGCCCATTTGACATTCTTTGACTACACCTCAAAATAAATGGACACCCTGAGAGAGATAGGGTTAAAATCATAGAGACAACAAGCCCTGTCAGCATGCTAGAGTGGCTGCAGCCCTTGAAGGCTCTTCAGAAAGTGGAGATGATTGACTGTAAcagttcttcctttaaaaaaaatgacttgGTTGTCAGGTTTCTGGCAAGTGGTTAGCAGATAAGGGAAAATTGATTCTAAATTCATTCTTATGGcaggggaagggaaaggggcAAGGATGGAGGATAGACGGTGGGGAGCAGGGCTTAAAGGGAAGGTCGGCTTCTCTGTATGGTGGGTGTGATTGCTTAATTATTTCTACCCCATACAAAATACATCACTACTTCTTGGGATCCTTCAAACACCATGGTCCTTGGTACTGGACAGTGTCTGCCCAGTAGAGGGCTGCCTTCCCTAGGGTGGTGATTGGTCATGACAGGTGACTTCTGAAGAAAAAGTATAGGAGGTTACTGGGCACTGGACATTAAGTTACAGTGAAGGAACAGGTTAAAGAACCTGTCCTTTTCATTATTTGGATGGCAGGTAAGGACTGGAGATGAAGAGGGCAGAAGAGTTGAAGGGGATGGATTTCTCTGTGTAACAGGCTTTATAAGTTATTTACATTATAGTATGCTATATGTGCGAATGACTgcttaatttgaatttttatggattaaaaaatagtttataaCATTCATTTGGTAAAGAATTCAGTAACTCTCCAAGTGAATTAGATATTTTGATCAATAGATTTCTTATCCATTTTAAAATGGTAGCACACTGTGCACCACTGTTCTGTACCTTGCTTTTCAGAACTAGCACTATAACCATAGACAaccataaaaaaaccctaaatgtttattaaaatgagCAGTGATTAAATGAATTATGCTATACCCATGAAATTGATTATCATGGAGACATTTAAAATGATGGTTTAGGCACATATTATttgacataaaaatatattaatcctCTAAGGCCAAATGAAAAAATCAACTTTTGAAATAGAGAAATGTGTGTGCTCTTGTGTTTGCATGTTTGTTTTTACATGTGCACATGTTTGTATAGTGCATAGTGAGAAGTTTAGAAAGATACACAGAGGTGGTGGCAAAAAGATGGTTAGGTAGGATGGCAAGTCAAAAACATCCTCCCacaacaacctaagacaggcacagtcgcaggggggggccatcaggagagaaattggagatcaacagaggtgaggcttagaacctcaccccccctgttttgagagaaatcttctgcatccgtggatgttttgttgcccttgtctagcttggattaatacttagtctataggcacacacctgatcatctacatttgctctcttacagcactaaactatgttttctacctttatcttgcatctacctaccacttcagcattttatttaaaataataataataataattcaccTTCTTCTGCCCCAAGCGGAGCAGCCGTGGGCGGGGCGGGGACTCGGCCCAGGCAGGCTCCCCGTCCCTTCGCGTTCTCTGTCGGCGTGACGCGGGGCTGTGACCCTTTCACACGCCCTCGGCTCTAGGGTCTCATGGCTTGGTTCCCGCGCCCTGGCGTCTGAGTCTGTACGCCTGGTCCCGGAAGAGGGCTCCCGCTCCAGGGCAGCGACCGTTGCCACGGTGGCGACCACCGCATCTCGTCCCACCTCCGGGGCTCTGGGCGTGGTATCAGCGGGGCCCGAAACTATGACAGGCCAGGGCCAGTCAGCGTCCGGGTCGTCGACATGGAGCACGATATTCCGCCACGTCCGGTACGAGACCCTGGTAGCAGGCGTGAGCGGCGGGGTCCTGTCCAACCTCGCGCTGCATCCGCTCGATCTCGTGAAGATCCGCTTCGCCGTGAATGATGGATTGGAGCTGAGACCAAAATATAAAGGAATTTTGCATTGCCTGACTACCATTTGGAAACTTGATGGACTACGAGGACTTTACCAAGGAGTAACCCCAAATGTGTGGGGTGCAGGTTTATCCTGGGGactctactttttcttttataatgcCATCAAATCATATAAGACAGAAGGAAGAGCTGAACGTTTAGAGGCAATGGAATACCTTGTTTCAGCTgctgaagctggtgccatgaccCTCTGCATTACAAATCCATTGTGGGTAACAAAAACTCGCCTTATGTTACAGTATGATGGTGTTGTTAACCCCCCACAGCGACAATATAAAGGAATGTTTGATACACTTGTGAAAATATATAAGTATGAAGGTGTACGTGGATTATATAAGGGATTCATTCCTGGGCTGCTTGGAACATCACATGGTGCCCTTCAGTTTATGGCATATGAATTGTTGAAGTTGAAATACAACCAGCATACCAATAGATTACCAGAAGCCCAGTTGAGCACAGTAGAATATATATCTGTTGCAGCACTATCCAAAATATTTGCTGTAGCAGCAACGTACCCATATCAAGTTGTGAGAGCTCGTCTTCAGGATCAACACATGTCCTACAATGGTGTATTGGATGTAATCACAAAGATATGGAGGAAAGAAGGCATCGGTGGATTTTACAAAGGAATCGCCCCCAATTTGATTAGAGTGACTCCAGCCTGCTGTATTACCTTTGTGGTGTATGAAAATGTCTCACATTTTCTACTTGACCTtcgagaaaagaaaaagtaaaccagaagaaaataattccaataCATCTGCCCAAGGCAGCAACATACTTATTTAGGTTTGAGATACAAAACTCAGAAGACTACTGCGCAAAAACATGGCTCATAACTCAAATTGGTCAATAATCATTAGAGGTCAAAGAACTGCTCAGTCTTCGcaatatttttctgctttctgCCTTCCCCATATGTATGGGACTTGGCTACCTCTGCCTGAAATGGCTGCCGTCAGCACAATGGTAAAACTGACATCAAGTGGAGAGATTCACAAGTTTCTCCATTTCTTTGTTCAAATAGAGGTTGATTTGCAACATTTGCTAAATAGATTAGTCAAATATGCTTTTTTTCTGAATACATTTGCCTGGATTGGCTTTAAAATTGATCTCTGTGCAATAGCAAGAAAATGGCCTCTTAAAAGAATGTCATCACTGTTCCAAGGGTAGATTAAACTTTAAGAATTCACAGAAAAGGCATTGCCCCAATTTGGACCATTTTAGAATCAGGAAATTTTGCTGAGAAAAAAATCCACTGTAATTATGCTTTAGTCTTAATTCAGTTGGAATGCACTAACTCCGGAAATTTGAGATGTTATGTGCTTTTCTTAATTTGGGAAATACCTGGCATCTGTGGTCATTCCATCATTAATTTTTTATCAGAGGCTCtttgataatttaaaatgtaatcctggatccagttgttttgttttggtatagGTACTTAATGTCTTTTAAATTCATAAATTCTGAACCAGGATCCAGCTTTGTCAGCCCTTATTTAGTATATTTGGCTCTGAATCACTTACTGGGTTTGCTAATAGATCACTTCGTACAGATACTGGAATGACTGGGATATGTTTGTTGACAAActatatggaaattaaaaactTTAACTTCCTACTTCAGTTTTCAGATATATGAGTCTAGATCCCAAATAAATGATTAATCTACATTGGTTGCTCATACTTAGTTTTAAATACAAATTACATTAATAGCCCTTATTGATTTTACTTTTATGAGATGTAAATATCCATTAAGGCCTGCTGCAAAAGGATGCCAGAATaatactaatatttttatttatcataaACATCTATGAATGCTTTTGCACTTTCATCTACTTCTGTAAATAAAATATTGTGGGTTTCAAAGCCATATTTaaatggttctttgaaaataggtctattttttatattttgaaaatggtattgttataaaaataaagatgaaacaaGAAGTACATAATTGTATTTACTATAATCTCTTATAACATGCACAGGAATGCTTTGTAAATTAAATGTgatgtattttttcaaaattctggATTATACTCTAATTCATATGAAATCCTGATAGTCCCTTATGAAAAGACAAGCTGTAGTTGATAATTGGAGTATTAGAGATAGTGCCAGTATCTGAGTGCTTCCTGGGTACCCCAAGTTAATAAAACACAAATCCTGTCCTCTAAGAGCATACAAGCttgcagaataaataaataagcatgaaATAACTGCAGTTCTTGAGTAAGAACGTGCAAGATGATTTCTACGAAGTCCTGTACGAGTCCTGAGACAAAAAACTCATTCCTCTCATTCAAAAACAAATAGTTCCTGCTATGTACCAGGTATGGTACCAAGCATTAAGGGTATAACAGGAAATAAGCTGGACAATAATTCTGCCCtcaggatttttcattttagtgtGAGTGacaaaaaacatacaaatatatatatacaatttcagGTACTAAATGCTACAAATAAAAGGACAGCAGAGTTGGGAATAGTGTAGCTATTTTACAAAGGATGGTTAGTGTCAGGAAAGATCTCTCTGAAGAgagatatttgaaatattttgacgGAAGGAAGCAAGCCATAATGAAGAAGCACATTTGaggcagagaaaacaggaagTACAAAGGTCCTAAGGCAGGAATTCAGTTGGCTAGAGGGGATGAGCAAGGATGGAGTGGCCAGGAAGGAGGTTGGAGAAGTGGCCATTAACCAGTGTGTTTGGAAAAAGTGCAGCTTGAGCAGGACTGTCTGGCAGGGTTCATGGAGGGAAATATATTTAAGCTGGGCCTCAAAGGAAGATATTTCAAGGGGACCTTCAGGGAACCATAGACAAAAGAAAGCACAGGTGACATGTCTTAAGCAGTGAGTTGTCAATCAGTGTGACAatgagaggaagaaatgaaagagCTGAACAATGGATGAGAACTCTGAGAGCCTTACTGAATGTTTCGATTTTATTTGATGGATAAAAGAGAAGTGTAGTCACTAATAGACATGGCTACATCTTTGGATGACAGGAAGACCAATCAGATAAGAAGCACAAACTCAAAAAGGGGTTATCAACCAAGTAAATATTTCAGTAGAATGAAGATTAATGCCATGATAACTTTAAGCAGATTCAAATCATAGAGACTGAAGACAGATTGCAAGCAGCTAAGCAGATGGGGCAAACTAAGTATCCATTTCATTATAGGCTTGCTCTCAGATTTCAGCAGGTAAAAGTAGAGAAATTTTGCTTGGAAAAAGTACTGAGAGTCAAGGAGTGGAATTGGGGAAATTGGCAAAGGGAAAACCAGATTATGATTGTTGTCAGCCAGAACTCTTGAAGATTAAGATACAGGTCCCCCTAACTCCCAAAAAGTAAACGCTTGTTGGAGCTCAGCTCCATAGATCAAACATATGGTAGAGTATGATCCAAGACAATGATGGATGCTGTGCCTTGTGAAGACTATTACGTTTCAATACGTGCTTTGTGGTCTGGCAATTTTAGAAGgccttgttttttaaatatactaaaaaaggGATAACAACTGAAAAGTATGTTTGAGTTCATGAGTCATCAgagaggattttttaaatgtggacACTGTACTGAATATAAAATCCACCAGATAAAGTATTATTACCACTTTCATAGCAACATCTCTAGTGGTTATAAAAGTACTCCTAGAAATAAAAcactgtaaaatgaaaaaaaaaaaaataataataataataataataacaataataataagggagaaatgtgggattcacatataaatcaagtataaaaatcaaacgaataatcatatttgacctgattgtttatagttcatgatgcgtgatcaaaaccgaaagtttctgtgatggctgcccttgcactgttcaccatgtaagaactaattcaccatgtaaaaacttgtttgttatgcttcagaagattggagactgttgagaattaggcttggggttgattaatgattgtgcattgagtcccctatacagaattttattgttgttaacaaccatatgatcaataaatatgagagatgccctctcagaaaaaaaaaaacatcctcccacatacacactgaGGAAACAGCAAAGACAACTAACCATGAAAAtgaacctgaagactgcagagcagACCAACTACACCTGGTGAGGGAGAGAGGACAAGATTGAGAAAGGTAAAGGGTCAGAGCTATGATTgattgggacccaagcccttcccccatcccagtccacaagagggaggcagaggaatgGAGTGGAGACTGTATAAACACTCAGGATTCTGACACACCTGACCCTGGAGATCTGATCCAGGAAGATGAGTCCACATTCCATTGGGCTTGGTGATTAACggagctggacaccagggagagttggggcACTCTGGGAGGTCAAGACTCCTGTTGCTTGTGGTGGACAGGTATGCTTGCTCTGTTGGCCACAccaagacccaacacagaggtggcaatttgaaagatttaccagaagCAGGAAGTGTGCCAGAGAGGTGGGGGTGACAGAGCACTATCTCCAGAGGAGAAAGGTCAGGCAGACaccacttccccagccctcccttggcTGAATTGGTCAGGTGCTTGTGAGAGCTCCAAAACACTCCATTTTCCTTGCTGCTGGCTCAACCTCATGGAGGCACATACCTGCACACCTGCTGCACCCAGACTGCTTGGCCCAGCAgcagtcag
This DNA window, taken from Manis pentadactyla isolate mManPen7 chromosome X, mManPen7.hap1, whole genome shotgun sequence, encodes the following:
- the LOC130681867 gene encoding mitochondrial folate transporter/carrier-like, with the protein product MTGQGQSASGSSTWSTIFRHVRYETLVAGVSGGVLSNLALHPLDLVKIRFAVNDGLELRPKYKGILHCLTTIWKLDGLRGLYQGVTPNVWGAGLSWGLYFFFYNAIKSYKTEGRAERLEAMEYLVSAAEAGAMTLCITNPLWVTKTRLMLQYDGVVNPPQRQYKGMFDTLVKIYKYEGVRGLYKGFIPGLLGTSHGALQFMAYELLKLKYNQHTNRLPEAQLSTVEYISVAALSKIFAVAATYPYQVVRARLQDQHMSYNGVLDVITKIWRKEGIGGFYKGIAPNLIRVTPACCITFVVYENVSHFLLDLREKKK